A region from the uncultured Macellibacteroides sp. genome encodes:
- the lpxA gene encoding acyl-ACP--UDP-N-acetylglucosamine O-acyltransferase: protein MNQHPLAYVHPEAKIGENVTIDPFAVIEKDVVIGDNCHIFSHAVILDGARIGSDCRIFPGAVVSGIPQDLKFAGEITTAEIGNNTTIRECVTINRGTKAKGKTVIGNNCLIMAYAHIAHDCILKDNIIIGNATQVAGEVEIDDYAIISGGTLVHQFTRISKHVMIQGGSRVGKDIPPYTLIGRDPIAYCGINIVGLRRRGYTNEQVYLIQDIYRTLYTRGLNNSDAINCIETEYEPGFERDLILGFIKSSSRGIVRGSMD, encoded by the coding sequence ATGAATCAACACCCATTAGCCTATGTTCACCCCGAAGCAAAGATCGGAGAGAACGTTACGATTGATCCGTTTGCCGTTATTGAAAAAGATGTAGTAATCGGAGATAATTGTCATATATTCTCGCATGCGGTGATATTGGATGGTGCACGCATCGGATCAGATTGCAGAATATTTCCCGGGGCCGTGGTTTCAGGAATTCCACAGGATTTAAAATTTGCCGGCGAAATAACAACTGCCGAGATTGGTAATAATACAACAATCCGGGAATGTGTTACGATCAACAGAGGAACAAAGGCAAAAGGAAAAACGGTAATCGGAAACAATTGCCTTATTATGGCCTATGCGCACATTGCACACGACTGTATTTTAAAGGATAATATTATTATAGGAAATGCGACTCAGGTAGCCGGTGAAGTTGAGATCGATGATTACGCCATTATCAGTGGCGGTACATTGGTCCATCAATTTACACGGATTTCCAAGCATGTGATGATACAGGGAGGTTCACGCGTTGGCAAGGACATCCCTCCGTACACACTGATCGGAAGAGATCCCATAGCCTATTGCGGTATAAATATAGTGGGTCTGCGCCGCCGTGGCTATACAAACGAACAGGTTTATCTTATTCAGGATATCTACAGAACGTTGTATACCCGTGGATTAAATAACAGCGATGCGATTAATTGCATCGAGACTGAATATGAACCGGGTTTTGAAAGAGATCTGATACTCGGATTTATCAAATCTTCAAGCCGCGGAATCGTAAGAGGATCAATGGATTAA
- the miaA gene encoding tRNA (adenosine(37)-N6)-dimethylallyltransferase MiaA produces MNTLIVLLGPTGVGKTELSLRVASHVGGPIISSDSRQLYKELVIGTAAPTPEQLARVRHYFVGTLSLTDYYNASQFEEEVLSCLENLFQTSPNVVMSGGSMMYIDAVCNGIDDLPTVSPEIRNRLMKRFEEEGLEPIREELKQLDPIHYNEVDLNNYKRVIHALEICLMTGKPYSELRTNPKKQRPFNILKIGLNRDREELCNRINSRVDQMMSDGLLEEARKVYAYKHLNSLNTVGYKELFNYLDGEWTLDFAVEKIKRNTRVYARKQMTWFKRDKDITWFHQDDESGVLSFIDAHLKK; encoded by the coding sequence ATGAACACACTCATTGTCCTGCTGGGACCCACCGGAGTTGGTAAAACGGAATTAAGTCTGCGTGTGGCTTCACACGTAGGCGGTCCGATTATCTCATCCGACTCCCGTCAGCTTTATAAAGAGCTTGTTATAGGTACTGCGGCTCCCACCCCCGAACAGCTCGCCCGTGTCAGACATTATTTCGTAGGCACGTTATCCCTGACCGATTATTACAATGCCAGTCAATTTGAAGAAGAAGTGCTGTCTTGTCTGGAGAATCTGTTCCAGACATCACCTAATGTTGTGATGTCCGGAGGCTCAATGATGTACATTGATGCTGTATGCAACGGAATAGACGATCTTCCTACCGTAAGTCCGGAGATACGAAACAGGCTCATGAAACGATTCGAAGAAGAAGGTTTGGAGCCAATTAGAGAAGAATTGAAGCAGTTAGACCCCATTCATTACAACGAAGTAGATCTGAATAATTACAAAAGGGTAATACATGCACTTGAAATTTGTCTGATGACAGGCAAACCCTACTCAGAGCTTCGTACCAATCCCAAAAAACAACGTCCGTTCAACATACTTAAAATCGGACTTAACCGTGACAGGGAAGAGCTTTGCAACAGAATTAACTCACGAGTAGATCAGATGATGAGCGACGGACTATTGGAAGAAGCACGTAAAGTGTACGCATATAAACATCTTAATTCACTGAATACGGTTGGGTACAAAGAGTTGTTCAACTACCTGGACGGAGAATGGACGCTCGATTTCGCAGTGGAAAAAATCAAACGCAATACACGTGTTTATGCCCGGAAGCAAATGACCTGGTTTAAAAGAGATAAGGACATTACCTGGTTTCATCAGGACGATGAATCGGGAGTTCTCTCATTTATTGATGCTCACTTGAAGAAATAA